Below is a window of Chryseobacterium arthrosphaerae DNA.
CGGTTCATCACGGATGATTTCGGGGTGCATAGGACAGGTATATTGTGCTGTTTTCTTTTCAGGGTATTTTACAAGGTCCATTCCGCAAACCGGGCATCCTACATTTGAGTCATAAGTTTTGTCGCCTTCACAATACATCGGGCAATAGTATCTGCCGGCCATTTCATCAGTAACTCTGGGTGCTTCATGATGATGGTTGTGGTGGTGATGGTCGTGGTGATGATTATGATTATGAGAATGAGAATGAGAATGAGAATGAGAATGAGAATGAGAATGAGAATGAGATTTTGCATTTTTTACAAGATCATTTGTGATTTCTTCCAGGTGCATATGGCATACGGGACAGTCTCCTTTTTCATCATAAACTTTATCTCCCTCACAAAACATCGGGCAGTAATATTTCCCAACACTGTCTTTAAAATTCCCGGGAAGATTGGAAGATGAATAAGTAGGCTTATGATGAGGATCTTTAGCTGTTTTTTCCTCAACAGGAACCAGGTACATTTTGCATACGGGACATCTTTCTCCCTGTTTGAAGTATACCTTTTCCCCTTCACATTCCATTGGGCAGTAATATACTGAAGACGGGGATACCCGGTCCTGAGGTTTTACAAAGGTGTTTTCCGGCTGATCCGGATCTTCCAGTCTGTATTTTCCTATTTCAGCTAAAGCATCATTTAAGGCAGATAGCTCAATTTCATGCTCGGAAGTGATGGTTGCTATATGATTTTCCAGATTAACATCGGCTGTTACCCCCTGAACACTGTTCAGTTGATTGGCTATTTTTTTCTGGCAGCCGGAACAGGTCATTCCAAGTATTTTATACTGTCGTTCCATGATTCTAAATTTATAGTACAAATTTCCAAAATGAAATTGTAAGGTTGTTATAAATTTAAGGATAATAGTTATAGAATTTGGAATGGGAGTTGGGGTGAGTGTTTTGTTGTGTTATAGAGTTTGAGAGTTGGAGGGTTAGAGGATGAGAAGGTTAGAGGGTGGAAGAGGTAAGGGAGATATCTATAGGAATTGGGACTGAAAAGTGAAAGATTTGTCTGGAAAACAGGGCATACGCTGTGGGAGTGCTTTTAAATAATTGTTCATTATTCTCAAACACTCAGATATTTACACTCTTAAACCTTATCCCTACAGGTTGTCCAGCGACTTCCGGTTGTGTTCCTTCAGTTTCTTGAACTCGGTAGGGGTAAATCCGGTGGTATTACGGAATTGGGAAGAAAGATGCTGAACGCTTTTGTAGCCAAGCTTTCCCGCAATTTCAGTAAGGTTGAATTCATTGTACAGAAGCAGTTCTTTTACCTTTTCGATCTTTTGAAGGATGAAAAACTGTTCCAGGGTAATATTCTCATTTTGTGAGAATGTTTTTGAAAGCGAACTGTAGTCTTTATGAAGTTTTGAACTTAAAAACTCCGAAAGAAGGAAGTCTTCATCAATATCAAGCTCGCTTATTTTTACAATAATCAGATTTTTGATCTTTTCTGCAAGCTGATGGGCTGAATCCATGATTCTTTCAAAGCCGGTATCAAGAAGTTTTTTCTCAATGGCCTGCATTTTTTCAGCAGAAACTTCAGT
It encodes the following:
- a CDS encoding helix-turn-helix domain-containing protein; this translates as MKIFIKNMVCNRCIAAVENIFSTSDVKTTSIILGEVETATEVSAEKMQAIEKKLLDTGFERIMDSAHQLAEKIKNLIIVKISELDIDEDFLLSEFLSSKLHKDYSSLSKTFSQNENITLEQFFILQKIEKVKELLLYNEFNLTEIAGKLGYKSVQHLSSQFRNTTGFTPTEFKKLKEHNRKSLDNL